One genomic region from Apodemus sylvaticus chromosome 1, mApoSyl1.1, whole genome shotgun sequence encodes:
- the Hrc gene encoding sarcoplasmic reticulum histidine-rich calcium-binding protein yields the protein MGFQGPWLHTCLLWATMAILLVPPGVAQELRGAGLGLGNWNNNAGIPGSSEDLSTEFGHHIHQGYQGEKDRDSTEEGGDFSREYGHRVQDHRYPGHEAGEDNVSGEVFRGHVSQARGHQGHNIDDLGDSAENHFPRQRSHSHEDEAGTVSSEYHRHVPRHVHHGHGEEDEDGGEEEEERGGLMEDSDDKRQAHGHQSPSEDRDGLHHSHRHPGHSDEDEDDDNGVSTEHGHQAHRHQDHEEEEDGDSGEDSHAHRVQDQEDENDDEEGDSGEHGHQTQDHQGHKKEQDDDDDDDDDDEDDEDSTEHRHQTQGHRKEEDEGESDEDDHPVSRHGHRGHEDDDDDDDEDGDDDSTEHVHEAHGHRGHEKEDDSEEDYHHVPSHGHQSHQNEEEEDEVASTEHWRQSPRHAHHGLGRESQEEATVKYSHRPQGHHGDEEEDSLEEYMNEIPGHHHHHRVSREGDEDISTEFGHKDPGHRLRDQDQRARQGHREPIQGGIGHQPLQATGPGAGESRKEDDQSSQEGDEEPEQREAHSEEEEEEEEEEEEEGEEEGHGLPVSQEDEEEEEKDKKESKVDRAAVSTPLSHHRKQEEEEGEEEGEILEENLLPFTIIPNPLAGREVAREDSSEEESHEVTGQQDVQEYDNYQPGSLCGYCSFCNRCTECESCHCDEENMGEHCDQCQHCQFCYLCPLVCDTLCTPGSYVDYFSSSLYQALADMLETPEP from the exons ATGGGCTTCCAGGGGCCATGGCTGCACACTTGTCTCCTCTGGGCCACAATGGCCATCCTGCTGGTCCCTCCAGGGGTGGCCCAGGAGCTGagaggggctgggctgggcctcgGCAACTGGAACAACAATGCGGGTATTCCTGGGTCCTCAGAGGACCTGTCAACTGAGTTTGGCCACCACATTCACCAGGGCTACCAAGGtgagaaggacagagacagcACAGAAGAGGGTGGAGACTTCTCCAGGGAATACGGCCACCGGGTTCAAGACCACAGGTACCCTGGCCACGAGGCTGGGGAGGACAATGTCTCTGGAGAGGTCTTCAGAGGGCACGTTAGCCAGGCCCGTGGGCACCAGGGACATAACATTGACGATTTAGGGGACTCTGCAGAGAACCACTTCCCCAGACAGAGGAGCCACAGCCATGAAGACGAGGCTGGCACTGTCTCCAGTGAGTATCACCGTCACGTCCCCAGACATGTCCACCATGGCCACggagaggaagatgaggatggaggagaggaggaggaggagagggggggtCTGATGGAGGACTCTGATGATAAGCGCCAGGCTCATGGTCACCAGAGCCCCTCAGAGGACAGAGACGGACTCCATCACAGCCACAGGCACCCAGGCCACagtgatgaagatgaagatgatgacaATGGTGTCTCCACTGAGCACGGACACCAAGCTCACAGACATCAGGAccacgaggaggaagaggatggggaCTCCGGTGAAGACAGTCACGCCcacagagttcaagaccaggaaGACGAAAACGATGATGAGGAGGGTGACTCTGGTGAACATGGACACCAGACCCAGGACCACCAAGGCCACAAAAAGGaacaagatgatgatgatgatgatgatgatgatgatgaagatgatgaagacTCCACTGAGCACAGGCACCAGACCCAAGgccacaggaaggaagaagatgagggCGAGTCAGATGAAGATGATCATCCTGTCTCCAGGCATGGACACCGAGGccatgaagatgatgatgatgacgatgatgaggATGGTGACGATGACTCTACTGAACATGTGCACGAAGCCCACGGACACAGAGGCCATGAGAAGGAAGATGACTCAGAAGAAGACTACCACCATGTCCCCAGCCATGGCCACCAAAGCCACCAAaacgaggaagaagaagatgaggtCGCATCCACTGAACACTGGCGCCAGTCTCCCAGACATGCTCACCATGGTCTTGGACGCGAGAGTCAAGAAGAAGCAACAGTCAAGTATAGCCACCGACCCCAAGGCCATCACGGTGACGAGGAGGAGGACTCTTTAGAAGAATATATGAATGAAATCCcaggccaccaccaccaccacagagtCTCCAGGGAGGGTGATGAAGACATTTCTACTGAGTTTGGCCACAAGGACCCCGGCCACAGGCTACGAGATCAAGATCAGAGGGCCAGGCAGGGTCACAGAGAACCCATCCAGGGAGGGATTGGTCATCAGCCCCTGCAGGCCACCGGGCCCGGTGCGGGAGAATCAAGGAAGGAAGATGACCAGAGCTCTCAAGAGGGCGATGAAGAGCCGGAGCAGAGAGAAGCCcatagtgaggaggaggaggaagaggaggaggaggaagaggaggagggggaagaggagggccATGGCCTCCCCGTGAgccaggaagatgaagaagaggaagaaaaagataagaaagagagCAAGGTAGACAGGGCAGCAGTTTCCactccactgagccatcacaggaagcaggaggaggaggagggagaggaggagggagagatccTGGAGGAAAACCTGCTACCTTTCACCATTATCCCAAACCCATTGGCTGGGAGGGAGGTGGCCAGAGAAGATTCCAGTGAGGAGGAGAGCCATGAGGTCACAG GTCAGCAGGATGTCCAGGAGTATGACAATTACCAGCCAGGGTCCTTGTGTGGTTATTGCTCTTTCTGCAAT CGATGTACTGAATGTGAAAGCTGTCACTGTGATGAGGAGAACATGGGGGAGCACTGTGACCAGTGTCAG CACTGCCAATTCTGCTACCTCTGCCCGCTGGTCTGTGACACGCTCTGCACTCCAG